In Daucus carota subsp. sativus chromosome 4, DH1 v3.0, whole genome shotgun sequence, one DNA window encodes the following:
- the LOC108217050 gene encoding uncharacterized protein LOC108217050: MKMSYYYTMLLLIIVCVSTSPNGICRADPTEGFTTLPLNDDNIKLQKPYNEPLDDRYSFDDGVRKFWHYYTWDPKVSTEQEARAYIRGHMRNNLRHTVGDDKERADEWISTHGGTYANYRPPYVKPGVVQKAA; this comes from the exons ATGAAGATGTCCTATTACTACACTATGCTGCTGTTGATTATTGTATGTGTTTCAACAAGCCCCAATGGAATTTGTCGGGCTGATCCGACAGAAGGATTTACTACTCTGCCATTAAACGATGATAATATAAAGCTGCAGAAACCATACAACGAACCACTTGATGATCGTTACAGTTTTGATGATGGAGTTCGTAAATTTTGG CACTACTACACATGGGATCCAAAAGTTTCCACTGAGCAGGAGGCAAGGGCTTATATACGCGGACACATGCGCAATAACCTGCGTCATACAGTTGGTGATGATAAGGAAAGAGCTGATGAGTGGATTTCTACTCATGGAGGGACTTATGCAAATTATAGGCCTCCTTATGTGAAACCCGGTGTGGTCCAGAAGGCTGCCTGA